CTGCAAGGGACTTTTCGGCAAGAATTTCTTCATCTTTAAAGGTTTGGACGTCAATGGCATTATGCATTTTTACCTGATTTGTTTTGGCATTCTGGATCAAAAAAATGTTCGGAATATGGTCTACACATATTTTTTCtccttgtaattatttttttatttgaactgcATTTCTGAGCCTTTTCCTAGGATTGGCTCTACTATTACtgctattattgttattgttgttgttgtttgttattGGTGTTATTATTGTTACTGTGTTATTTCTGTCTTTCACcaatctaatattttatttgggaGTCCTTCTTTTCACTTGTCCTTTGAATCTCAATCTCTGTTGGTGTTAGCTCATCACTTTTTATCTGAATGTCTCTTTGTTGGTATTTAGTTTATAGCAAAATATTAGATGATATGATTATGGATCTACTTACCATTTTCTCATCCTTATGAAGCATTTTGTAATGACTAAAATCATACAATGTCTCATTAATGTTGATTCTTTTGTGGATCACCACTTCTTGTTGTGCAGATGGATATTTTTCCGTACTCAGTGTTTTATATCTTCTTTGAACAATACCTGGATATATGGAAGTTAGCCCTGATCAACATTTCCATAGCACTAGGTTGGTATTCCAAAACAGTTTAAATAGAACATATACACACAGTATGACATACTCGTTTGTCAACCTTGTTGTATAAGCTGTACTGTCTGTTATGATCCTTCAGTTTCCCTTCCTGTTTGCAGTTTATATGTTGAAATTTGAGCCTTTATTGAGAAGATTTATACTTGTGTCTTGGCTTCAAACTTTTAAATTCTATCTCTATGGTCTTTCATGGAGTACTCTGTTGTCTTATCAGCATCAAACCACTTTATGTCTTCCACTTGAAAGATATATAGGATCTTCTGTTGCTTTTTATGTATGAAAGATTTCAGTATCGGGATTTAGACTACATATTCATGGGTTGCACTTATTTTCCTCTCTCTTGATATTTCTGATTGGACCAAAATTGGaaagtgaaaatctaattcatgTCTTCTCACTTTTATCCATGTTTTGTTTTCCATTTCTCGGGCATAGATTCTTCAACTACTACTTGTGTGAAAATGTATCATATCAAGTCTGTGTCTTTCTTTAGTCAAATTCATTTGTCATTAAATAACTTATGGTGATATAACAGGTGCTATTTTTGTTGTCTGTCTGATCATCACATCCAGGTATACTTGAGCCTTGTATATTTACAGTCAACTTGAAAATTTGTTCTCTCCAGTTCAAGATTAAGCATAATATTCTTTTTCTGTTTGCTATTAAATGCAGTGTGTGGAGTTCAGTAATCATATTACTTGTTCTGATCATGATAATTTTGGATCTCATGGTAACATTTATCTTACAGTTGCAAATTCGTTTCATCTTTCATTTGCTTTCCCTTTTGGTATCCTATTTATTACCTTAGTTACAGAATGAAACAAATGACCTTTGTGACTCCTGCAGGGCGTAATGGCAATTTTGGGTATTCAACTGAATGCGGTGTCTGTTGTAAACCTTATTATGTCAATAGGAATTGCTGTGGAGTTCTGTGTGCATATAGTACATGCTTTTACGGTTAGTCTGATCCTCTGTTCTATAAATTGACGGGTCTTCCCATAGGGTATGGTGGTCTTTTTGAGGAAACAGTGATATTTGTCAATGTGTCACTTTATAATTCCTATAACCTGTGAAATTCAACCTGCTTTGTCACCAGGGGAATATTGACACACTGATTTATTCAGGGAGGCCTTTTTATGCAATTGAACCACCTGTCTTTTGGTGACTATGCAGTATGCACATTTTCTGATGATCTTGTATACATTTGTTCACAGGTAAGCTTGGGGGATAGGAGCCAACGAGCAAAGACAGCATTGTGTACCATGGGGGCTTCCGTATTCAGGTTGACTATATGTATTATGACATTTGGAAAGATCATGGATTGTAATATTTGTAGCTTTACCCCACCCCCCACCCTACCCCACTTATATGCATTATTTTTTGCCATATCACCGGTCAGTGGATCTTTAACACCCCCGACATGCTGAGGACTGGGACATCTTTAACATGAAGTTCATAGGACTGGACATCTATGGGTGGTCCAATAACAGCCAGATAAACCCAACAACAATCACTAGGATAGGTGGTCATACCACCTTAAAGTTTAGGTTTGCACTATAGGCTTTGATACCATGTTAGAATTGGGTTTGATATGTGGATAATATGGTAAGTGGCCCAATAATGGAATAAGGATAGACTCTTTTACCATCTTAGAATTTTGAGTCTGGGCCTAATTCTATCTCACAAAACCGGGTTGTAAGGTGAGGGTTAGTGGATTACCCCTTACTTATATACACTATTTTGGCCATATCACTAGAGTGATAAAATTTGAGGACTTCCGATTGACAATGCCTACCCACATGATGTTCTAGGTGAGGACCTTGTTTGTGTTCCTGGGTGGTATATACTATAAACCCAGTTGGAGGCCACTTACTCGGTGGTATGATAGTTAGTATTTTGGAAACAAGTTTATAGGTTGATAGGGCAACTAAGGTGGATGTTGCCAGTGTTTTGTTAGGGAGGCACTAGTTTCCTAAGTTTTTGGATGAGATCACGTAATTTTCGTGTATAtctaaataagtatttttacatgtatcgtatcttatatatatattttaaaataattgaaccaCGGTAACCACCCTATTGGATGCGTATCGTATTTGTGCATCAACATGTAACATATGCATAAGCTTGAGGGAGAATATTAAAGAtatgaaggttgttgttagtaGTGGGCCTAGGCTAGGGTTTGGGCTTGTACTGGTAGTTCTAAAACTCGGTCTTTTTAATGGTATAAATAGGTGCATTTGTATTTGTGCGTGACATCTTATTATCAATCTCAAAATACATTGTTTGCCATGATTTGTTCTTACCTCTTTTCCTCGTCTTAACCCTAAAGGTTCAGCAAAGATGAAATGTTATGCGCATGATAGGACTTGTGAAAAGTTTATCTTATAGTAGTTATTTAGTAGTGTAGCTTTGATATAACGCTTTATCTGTTGTAAGATAATTGATGCAGGTATACCGTTTataactaattacaaaaatgatttGAATCGTGGTTGAATTATTAGTGTTTGCTTGCACTATTATTTTGTTGACACtttctttttgtattatttatctGTTTGGTAGTGGAATCACACTTACAAAATTAGTCGGAGTCCTCGTCCTTTGCTTCTCAACATCACAAATTTTTGTGGTATGTGACATATCACCCTTGGCTCGAAACTTGATTGTCTGCTCAAGAAATGTTAAAGTACCTTTTGGGTCTTTGCAGGTGTATTACTTCCAAATGTATCTGGCCTTGGTTCTCATTGGCTTCTTACACGGTCTTGTGTTTCTACCTGTAAGTTTGTGGTGTTTGGTGTTGCTCTATAAAGTATAAATAACTAGTTTTTCATTAATGTCAGGAAATAGGTTTTGCTCCGTTTCCATTTTGCGAGTTTTAATTGTTGgtcacaatttcacaatttgtTCAACAAGCCTTACACGTTTGACATTGTCATTAATCCATACAATCGCCACTGGGATTAGTTCTGCCGGTAGGAATGAAAACACTTTACCTATACGGCTTATGTTCAATTCCTACTGCCAGCAATCCTCTTTGGTGGGCAATCTGTTATAACTTAGCACCAGTGTAAGCCCTTGCTGAGGCGTGTGGTATGTTTTGACCTTATATAGGACAGCCTACCTTCCCCCTATATGTAACATCCATAATTTTGGACTCCTCTGCGGCTCTCACACTACGGTACTTCACGGGTGATACTTTAATCAACATCCTTATTGATCAGAATCCTCCGTAAATAGCTTTGTTCGAGACCTCGAAAATCAGCTCTGTTTACATATAAGATCAATGACTGATCCAACAAACCAACATAAGACTTTTCAACGTGTTTTGTCTTCACTTACATGTTTTTCAGACAATTTTCCGGAAGGTTACTTATCTCATTATTATTTCAAGCCAAACacgtttaattataaaattcttaagTAATGGATTATCGAAAAATAGAAATTTCTTGTTAGTATAAGATAAtaccaattaatttctttaagtcaTTCTTAATTGTATAATCTTATACCTACACAACCTTCTAGTGTAATTCGTCATGGTGTTACACTATATCTTTTTATTCCCAAAAATATAGGTGCACAATAACTAATTAGGAAACATCTCACATTCCTGCCCTTTATTTTTCAGGTGGTTTTGAGCTTGTTTGGTCCTCCATTAAGATATACAGTCATTAAGGAGCAGCTAGAAGACATGCCTTCTGCTTCATCAGAACAGCCTCTAATTAGATGAAAGTTAGATTTTAACTACGTGATTACATACTTAATGAAcaagaaaaattgttttgattATAGAGGATTAATAGTATCTTTTCTTTTGACTTTTAGATCGAGAAAGTTCATTGCTTATGTATCTGAACATGGTCACGGAGAAACTCAGTCGATTTTTGTAATTTCTGATGTTTGGTAGGTTTGATCATCAGTTATGTTGGTGTGTATATAATTCCGATAacatttgcttatatttgaAGCAAATATacgtttataaatatttatatacttttgtttctttttaattattatttattggcTATGGTTATCATTCTTAAACAACATGAGGTACCACTAAGAGAATCATCTGATTTAAAATGTAACTATCACATTATCACTTGGTGGGATTAtaaataatgaacaatttttttttgggagATTAAGACTTGTCAAACTTTTTTTAGGAATTATATGTAAGTTTACTGTAACTTATGtttggataattttattttaaaactattttttgttaaaatgaaacttatttaaattaatattaatcaaaAGCACTTTCAAATATATGATTATTCAAatgggtatagattttatgatgtgatgttaatattatttattttattattttaagtatatttgaattgataatatattattattattgctacatcttataaaaaaatggtgttaatattataaattcaaaaaaaaaaatttaaaaaaatcaaaatatgtacataaaaacatttaatatcaATGCATTTAATCACATaaaaacttaataataatataaatgtaatttaatataaatgtaATTTAATCACGTCAAGGGGTTTAGCTTTGGTTGACCAATTCTAGAACTAATCACGTGACCAAATTTGTTATGGCGTTGTTAAATTGTCTTTAGTATTGTTATCACTACACGTTGAACGAAAAAGCAACTATATGTGGATGCTTTGAGGAGAACGGTTATTTTGATGAGATCTAGATACAATTCAAGTGTAGTTCAAATTtgctaaataaatatgtatgtcGTTCCATGAAGGCCGAACGTTTGTTTGAGTGGCCAAACGGTAAAACAAGCATACCCAGTAGCTTTGATTGATATGATaaacttaattgaaaaataaattaaatcatacaCTGATGTGAAAGGTACTGGCactaaaataacttaattgaaaaataaaactaaatgtttaatataataaattaaatcatatttattggtgttttttaaaaaaaatatttggagcaaattaatttaatgtccatctaaaatttttaaaatttgattttagttcctaaaaaaATTTTGCCCCTCGAAAtacaaaacattattttaacatCAATGCTATACACATGATAGTTTTGATTGATATGACATTCATGtgaccatttttttatttctatttttttaaaatgtttttttttcttctaaaactttgaaatttagttttagtctctataaaatttaaagtttcattttaatcttcATAGAagtcaaaattttgattttaatcctcataaaatattatatattaattttttaacataaccTATTTagtaatattaaacaaaaataacataatattaataatttaataatattattggtAGGATGAACATGAGAAGTCACAAAGTATATACTCATCTTTGTTATTAGCCTACCTAAAATTGTGTTAGGATCATTTATGCGTGAACCCAAATCCAATAACATGATCAAGACCAAATAATATATGTGGGATAAGAATAGGTCAACTTGATTTATTAacgtaatatattaatattaaaattatgtataattaaatcgtggattaaaagaattataaagTTTAAGTAAAatctatttgaaattataaattttttattattgattaaaatttgtaCTCTTTAACATATTCTttgttattgattaaaatttattaaaaaattatgaaattatacaTTAAGTGGTACTCATAAAATcttgtgattttcaataaacTCAACCAATAATAAAGGGTGTATTCGATGGAGCGTGATAAGAGAATATATTGCTAGCATCTCTTAATCAAATATGTCATAACGTTGAAGTTTAACGACACACTAGCAATGATTCTATGGCAatcatgtaaaaattaaattgaattcccttaaaaaaatttaagtttgttAAATCATTATTCTTTAAGAAATCGAGCCGCAAGCAGTTTCAAGAGCTGACTTAAGTCCCTTCCAGCCCCACATATATACCATTTCCTTTGTATTAGGAGAGAGAAACAATCTAAATGCAGCTTTTTGGTTATATATAGTTGGATGGAGCAACTGATATGGAGCTTGGTGAATAAAGTGTAGATAAGGCAATGTTAGCATTTTAAGAAGAAGtaatagatataaataaaatgagtcTAAAAAGTAAAAGCAAAGCAGAAATGAATGCAAATGTGATGGTAGAGTACTAAAGAGAGACGGCGAGGCTGGAAGAAGGGGTAGCCGCGGCAAAAGTATATGTATTTGGTAGATTATTAAGAGGAGAAGCTTGAAATAGGGCGAGTCTAATTGTGCGGCTCTGAGATGTTGTATGCAAGTCTTTACACTCCTCAAGATCACCATCGCAGGCTAAAACAACCCACTCCCCGTCATCATCCAAATACTTTAGAACCAAGTAGCCGTTGCTCACATCGTTTAGGTTGAAGCGCCTTGCGATTTCCAGCTGCAATTCTGTGAACCCCCAATGTGGTTGCAAGCTAAAACGGATTTTTTCATCCGCAAAAGTAGCCTTCACTCTCAAGGGTTGTTGAGGGCTttgtgctgctgctgctgctgctgtagGAGAGGatgagttgttgttgttgttggactTGGATGATTGAGAACTCAACTCCGGAAAACTGTTGTAGAAGGAGCCGATCTGTATGGCACCCTCGGCACCCTGCACTGAATCGATTACAAGTTGAAGTTTCTTCAAAGAGTGGCCCACCTTCTTGATTTTCCTTGAAGGCCACCTCGTTATGCCGTGCTGTCTGCATATCCTTTTCAGAGTCGTGGGACACACTGCATGCatgcattcattcattcattaaaCAAGAGCTGGAGTAGAGAGAGACAAAGAATGCAATTATTAATGGATCATATCTCACCGCCAATGCTCTTTGCCGCATCTTTTAGGCTTCCTGCAAAGTACTGTCTTAGAACTGGCAAGCTGATAGTCTTCTCGGCCTTGGTTCGTCTCTTCTCGCCTGGTTTTCTGCCACGCTTCCCACCAAATGTGTGAGTGTGAGATTCTTCCCCAAACACGACCTGGTCATGTGCCTGATAAGTACTGGTGGCAGTACTGTCCCAGTTGCAGTAGTGGGTTGTGGTGACTTTGAACTCCTCTTTGGGTTCTTCTTCCAAGGACAAGCACACGCCTTTAATGTGTTGGGACTGGGCCTCCATCATGTGTGCAATCCAGGAGGCCTGGGAAGGGGATTCAGTAGGCAAGAATTCAAAATCAAGATGGTGATCATGGATGAGAGAAAGATGGAAGGTGGAGCGGCAAGCTTGGTGAAGGAGAAGGGATAAAGAGTTGAGGAAGTGGTTGTGGTCAGGGCAGTCTAGGGGAAGGAAGAACTCCAAGACAAAAtgaaaagaggaagagaaagtaGTAAGAGGAATAGCGACAGCAGCATGCAAGTCAAAGATGGAGGCGTGGTGGGAGAGAGGATATTCGGCGTTGGAGAAGGCGGTTATGTCGGTGGCGAAACAGGGCTTGGCTGTTGCCAAGGCAGTCCCAACAACTCCTTGTCCGCGGAAAAGGTGATGCTGAGAGCAGGCCTCCTGGAAGCCCAACAGCTGGGGGTTCTCTTCTCCGACAAAGCACGCTCTCTCCACAGTCGACACATAGCTCTCATCCCTTGAATGCCCGCAGTACTTGGCTTGCTTCTGTTGGACGCATGGAGCCCATGCCAGTGCCAAAGGCACCTTCTGCGCCTTGCACACACACCTCACCACCTCCATCATCTCACTCACTACCTCATCCTCCATTACTATCTCTAGTACACCCAGGCATGTGCCACTCCCTCTTTCCAACACAGGAACCCCCACGCATCCCTCTTGGCTTCTAAACAACCTAAGCTTTACGTTCCTGTTCCTTTCAAAAGCAATCGTATCCGACTCATCAGTCCCAAGCTCCTGGCCTGCGCTCCTCCTCAGGGGAACCCATATCTGAATGTTGTTGTTTGTGTATTCTCTCAAGTATCCCATCGCAGCCTCTAGTCTTTCTTTGACGGATGCATGATTAGCCTTTGGTCCAATCCACCATGTCTTCCCCATGGGCATTTCCTCGCTTCTCCCACTCGTTTCCACCCAGCATCCCTGTACCAGCAACTCTTCAATCAACTCTTCTTCGCACTCCGACAGGCTCCCAAACCCACCATACTCCATGCTTCCTCGATCCTATCCTATCATTTTACATTACATAAAACAATCAATTATATAAGTTTAATCACCCAGAGAGAGGTGGAGCCATCAAGTGCTAACTCACCTTAAACTTAATATTGCTTGATGAGAAAATATGATTACCTCTACTCAACTCGATCGACTTGCGACCGATCCACAGTCCTCTTATATAATGACCAGAAAAGGAAAGCAAAAACCAGAGAGTGCCTCCTCAGTCTCACATCTCTCACCTTGGcctgtatttatttatatatacatatttttcccTTGCTTATCACTGctgtaaattatataattatatcctTCATGTACTATACACTATATTCTCTATGCTTCCTGTATTACAAACAACACCCcagcaaattaaaataaaataaaataaagtcgtTCTCATGATGAAAGCAACATATAGAGATGAATTCAAGTTACTGGGTAATTATGTTTCTttgagatgatttttttaaaagaaaaaagtatttttttacttacaaagtaataaaaattaaatataattcttcatgttttcaaggaaaaattagtttattattttttatagaaaaatatattacgtaatttattcttatattataaatttaagtcttCACTTGAATAAAGGTTTTTTAAGATTCATCATTTTCGCTAAATCACATAACTTCTCctgtattactatttttttattcctttcaaAAGTTATTacttatattcatttttaaattttaaataaaatcgaaataaatcttaaaaaaattggacactatattaaattaatagatatagaaattatgtgttttatttgaataattattttcataattttctttttaatattttttttgtctcattAATTATGTATTTCTATCTAATTGGACTATTCCATCAAGTTGATTAATCATATCAAGCGTCTATGCCTTTTAAACTCAAAACTTAAGGAATTATAGAGTGTCTATAGTTAGATATACACATACTAGGATACAAGGTAAGGGTTGAATCCTTTCATATGGCTCAATCCTTAAAGAGTTAAAGATGACCGAGATCAAGACAAATTAACAATCATTATGCCATGAATGCAAAGAACTTAGGACCAATTTTGATATTCTAAAACATTTTTATCACGTGAGTAAGGTGTGATACACATCACTCCTTTTATATATGTTAGTAGAAAACGATGACAAAATCATTAGAAAACACATGACATAAATAAGTGTGATATTCTCAAGTTAAGCAGAATAGATTTATAAGGTTTCTttgattctttttaatttgaaaattttttaaaGTGTGTTTTCTAACATGaacactaataaaataaaatatctgttatagtaatgaaaatatattattatagtttattgtaattttttgtctaaattgatcataaatattttttattggagacAATTATGTTTGAACCATATAGGATCACGTACTATGAACGATAAGATTCTTTCTTTAAGTATTGAATATAATTATATGTCTAATATTCGAATTTAAGATCTCTAATTAAGTTAAAACAACTATACATCAATTAACTAGTGTGCTTGGTGGTGGTAGTTTGTTATATTTAAGATACATAATTTTATCACATATTGAATATATAATAATgacatttttattatcaatttaaatgcttttattttaaaatttacttaaatttaaatatccgTAAATACATGGAAAAGTACTTGGTTATTATGTAAAGAAAACTCAAACCAACATACCTTACtcgttacaaaaaaaaaaaaaaatgattgatagGAGTGTTGGGGGTGCTAGGGTTGTGTGTCTGCCCATTAATCAATTTAAGTAAGCTAAAGTCGCAGCTCTTTGTATGTATAATATTGATGCATGACCGGCTGTATAATAGTGGGAGATGATTCCGATgaccaaaacaaaaagaatatagAGAGGATGCTCTGTGCGCCACATGCCAACCAGAGATGATAAGTGGATCGCCCAAACAAATTGATGTTATGTTTCTACTATCTACCTTCAAGTGGATCGCAACAATACCTAAGCTTCATTCGTCGATTCGgaattctttgattttttttttaattctaacgTCCAAGTTGAGGCCGcgaaaattgaaaaagattcTTCTCTGTTTCATTGGTGAATTAATTGACGTAATGCATCTCCAAGAACCTAGATGATAAGTGATAACCACTGCCACTGTAGTTAAACCTTGGCCATTGTTTAATTTCCTGCCTGGCTAGCTACATCAACATGGATGCTTgggacttttttttaaaaaacaaaaaaaaaaacgtaaacTTAGAGAGACATTTTTAATCACAAatgaggaaagaaagaaaaacaaatctaGCATTTGGAatattgagattgtctccaccTACGAGCTTAGTGCTTTTTGCTCTAGCTTGAACTGCTGAcgttgtaaataaattttacatatataaataataaataaaaacgaaGGATTTATAATTCTGACATCTGTCGTGAAATGGGTCATCGTACGAACAAGACCAGCTGGACAATAGAGTTTAAATTACCTTTCACCAACGGGATAACTTCTTAGCTCGCAGTAATTCTTAATCGCATGCTTTCAATGTTATTGCGAAAGCTACGTTTTATcgttcaaaaaataataatcagtacgtttttgatagaaaatatgtacagtatttaaatataattcataattaatattaatttaaatatagtttaagtaaatttaattattttaaaattaattatatcaaaaataatttttatatacccTTAATACAAATCTTGTCAAACATATTCTCGTCATCCTTACAAATTAGAACTCGGTTATTCTTTATTCTGCATAACCATATTTGCCTCCGATAAGGATTGAATGTCACTTTTAGTTTACAAATCACCATacaaaaatagagtaaattatgcatatttttcgagatttaaagaaattatatatatatatatatatatatatatatatatatatatatatatatatatatatatatatatatattaaacatatacacatttttttatgagatttaaagaaattatatatattttttctcgtCCTCCTCCTAAATGTCGTATAAGCATTTGACACTAACAAGATATGTATTGAcaattttgataaaagaaactaaaatatattttttatcctcatAAATATAGAAATGTTCGAAATTTGTAACTACAagtttttttgtctattttcattcacacaaaatttaaatttgttacttTTTCGCTTAAATCTAAGTTTAGATACATTCGAACTTGTGTATGTTGTTGTACAAAAtgttagatttttaatttttttacatccaAATCTGTGTATATGTTGTTGTAAAAAGTGttaagtttttcaaattttttacgctaattatacatataagtgatgtaaaaaagttttaaaaatatgacattttttacaacaatatATCTATAGGTTCAAACGTATTCGAACCTAGctccataaaaaaataacaaatttaaattttgtgagtacaaaaaatagataaattttttGCAGTGTCGAATTTTGAACATTTCCATATTTATGAagacgaaaaatatattttagtattttttaatcaaaattgttaATGTAGGTGAATTGTTACGATCAAATATTTAGAAGACATTTAGGAGTTTGTGGatgtttcaaaaacaaaaaggatacATATGTAATTTctttaaacataaaaagaaagatgcataatttactcaaaattataataaagaaaaatgaagaatgaAAGTAAACCAATTTAGCATTCACAATAGATATCAATTTTACTTCTTCTAAATCCTTAGATGCAAACATACCATAGATAAATATGTCAAATATGAAATTTAGTATTTC
The genomic region above belongs to Glycine max cultivar Williams 82 chromosome 14, Glycine_max_v4.0, whole genome shotgun sequence and contains:
- the LOC100796074 gene encoding protein NLP2; the protein is MEYGGFGSLSECEEELIEELLVQGCWVETSGRSEEMPMGKTWWIGPKANHASVKERLEAAMGYLREYTNNNIQIWVPLRRSAGQELGTDESDTIAFERNRNVKLRLFRSQEGCVGVPVLERGSGTCLGVLEIVMEDEVVSEMMEVVRCVCKAQKVPLALAWAPCVQQKQAKYCGHSRDESYVSTVERACFVGEENPQLLGFQEACSQHHLFRGQGVVGTALATAKPCFATDITAFSNAEYPLSHHASIFDLHAAVAIPLTTFSSSFHFVLEFFLPLDCPDHNHFLNSLSLLLHQACRSTFHLSLIHDHHLDFEFLPTESPSQASWIAHMMEAQSQHIKGVCLSLEEEPKEEFKVTTTHYCNWDSTATSTYQAHDQVVFGEESHTHTFGGKRGRKPGEKRRTKAEKTISLPVLRQYFAGSLKDAAKSIGVCPTTLKRICRQHGITRWPSRKIKKVGHSLKKLQLVIDSVQGAEGAIQIGSFYNSFPELSSQSSKSNNNNNSSSPTAAAAAAQSPQQPLRVKATFADEKIRFSLQPHWGFTELQLEIARRFNLNDVSNGYLVLKYLDDDGEWVVLACDGDLEECKDLHTTSQSRTIRLALFQASPLNNLPNTYTFAAATPSSSLAVSL